AGAGGTTCTGGAAATCCACTTTGCTTTAACTAAAAAAAGGACTTAATTACAACAGAATGATTTGGAATTCACGAAACAGTAAACTTTTATTCGCAAAGTTCATAACCATTTTTTGAAAATGCTTTTTACTAAAAACGACGTAAGGATAAAAAAATTGCTGTTCAAGCAAAACTTCACTCTTCAATAAATCTTCAATTTCTTAACCCCAACGTTTTGACCCATAGGTAAAAACGTTGAGTTCGCGACAAACCCGGTCGAGGGTCCTCCACTCCTACCTTTCTCAACATCCCCTCCCCCAATTCCTTGACACCCCGACGAATCTCTTCTACACATTCCCTATCGTGAAAAAAATCGTCCCTTGTTTGCTCCTTGTATTCGTCTTCTACTTTGTTTTGAGAGAAGGCGCGTCTTATTTGTATCAGTCCAAGGAAGAAGCGAGGGTTTACAACACGGGGTTTTACTGGCTTTCGAAATCCGATCTTTCGTCGAAGTATCAATCCGATTCGTTTTTGTTTCCGTATCTCTTATACAAACTCAATGTCGATTTGACGCCGGCACAGTTTGCCAGACTTTGCAACGATATACAGATCGGGGCGACACTTCTGTTGGTTTTTTATTTTGCTTTTGAATTCGGTTGGCTCGCGGGGGTGTTTATCGGGCTTTTCGTTTTGTTTTCACCGCTCATTTTGATTCAGAAGGTTTGGATCGGATTTCCGGATCACCTTACTTATTTCTTTTCGGCGGCGACTTTGATTTTTCTGGATCGGGTTTCTAAAAATCGGTTTTGGTTCGGAGCCTTGTTCGTTGTTCTTTTGTTAGGCGCTTGGAATCATTTCTATCAGTTCAGTATCATCGTCTGTATGTTGGTCTTGGTCCAGGGGATCTTCGAAAAAAAGATCGAAGTCCGGACGATCGGGTTGATCTTTAGCACGCTCATTATCGCACGTATCCTTTCTCTGCTCTTCTTTTACTTCAAGGGAATTCCATTTGAAGATTCTCGGTTTTCTACAATCCAGAACGAATCTTTTTCCAAATGGATTGAGATCAACACGACGGTTCCTCACTTGGCCCTATTCTCTTTTTTCTTTGGGAATTTTGTCTTTTTTGCGGAGAGGTTATATCGAAAGAATTTTTTAATTTTGATTCCTTTCGGAATCTCTTTAGTCGTTACGTTTTTTACATACGATACTACGAGGGTCTTCGTCCACCTCTTCTATCCTTCTTGGATTTTTCTCTGGCTTTTGGTCTTTCGAAAGGAAGGAGAATTTTTTCAGAAGAATCTAAAGTATTACTTTGTTCTGATATTGATTTCGCTTATCCTTTTAGTTTTGGTTCCTCGCTTTTTTATCGAGGCCGGTGGCGTGAATTATCTTCTTCCTTAAAAAGAGAACCACAGTCTAAGAATTGATTCCCATTTCCAAAATCAATCACCGGAGAACCGCTTATGCCCTACGTCAATATTCGAATCACAAAAGAAGGAGCGACCAAGGAACAAAAGGCACAGTTGATCGCAGGGACCACACAACTTCTCAAAGACGTTCTTGGTAAAAATCCCCAAACTACTTTTGTAATCATCGACGAGGTGGATACGGATAATTGGGGAATCGGTTTTGATCAGGTTACGGAGCTTCGAAAGAAGGGGAATTGATTTCTCTTTTTGAATTCAAATGCGATTTCGCATTTCGGAATATTTTTTTTTAAAACGAAAGGATTTTTTCCATCTAAGACTAATTTGCGTTAGACGACACAGAATAGGATCCTTCGGTTATCTCGGGTAAAACATAGAAGAGTGCGGTTTGTCTTGCGTTATGGGATCGATGCGGAGTCAAAAAATTGCTTTTCGTCCTTGGTTTTCTCTTAGAATGAATTTTCTCAATTTTTTGACTGGAGCGGAGAGCCCGGTCCGAGCGCGTGAATCAAAGTGAAGTCTCGCGAGGAAACGCCCAAATTATTTTCTGCAGTTCATCTGATTTCGAATGATGGAACATTCTTTTTTCTTTTTTCCAACGCTTAAAAAACCTTCGGCGCTTTCTCCGTCTTCGTAAAATCTTCCGCTAAAGACCGCGCCGCTCGCAAATCGATAGGTTCCGATTCCTGCTTTTTTATCGTTTTGAAAATTTCCTGAAAATCGATCTCCGTCTTTGTAGAGAATATTTCCGCTTCCATGTCGCTTATCATTTTTGAATGTTCCGGAATAAACTTCGCCGGATCCGTATACGTAGATTCCGTTTCCGTTTTTGCAATCTCCGTTTTTACATCCTTGTGAGGATCCGAGATAAGACGAGGGCGATTTGTTTTCTTTTTTCTTTGGTTCGTATCTTTCCGAAACTTCCGAACTTTCTTCCGGTTCCGAATATTTCTTAGGTTGTCCAAGCGCGTCTTCTTGGAAGAATTTTCTTTCCTTCAATTCGGGTTCCAACTCTAAGTCGTTTTTTTTGGATGCGCTCGTCTTTGGATTTTCTTTCTTGGGGGTCCCTTTATTTTTCTTTCCGCAATCCATTGCCGCAAAAGAAATCAAGAATATCATCCCTATCGTGATCGTAATTCGATTGGTTCCGAAAAGGACCATCGTTCGCCCTCCATTCTAAGTCCTTTCTTAGAATATCGGATTTGAGAATGCTCCGGAAAAGGTTTCTCTTTGAGAATCCTTCTTGGCCCTTTCTTTTTTTTGAGGGAGTTCCTACTTTTCGATTCTTCCAGACGCGACCATTTTGTGGGAACTCCTTCGCTTTCCAGTTGAGAATCATTTGTTCCGACAAACTGATCCTTCCAAAAACTTCTTGAAGACGGACTTCAAGTCCGCCTCAAGGTATCATCGGAAGGAGTTCCTACTTTTTCAGTCTTTCTCTGATTTGAGAATGATCCGATCTTCTTCGAAGCAGAACGTAAATTTTAAGATTCTTTCTTCAGCTGAATCACGCTGATTTCGGACGGAGCTCCGAGACGGAGAGGAGGCCCCCAATAACCGGTGCCCCGACTTACATAGATCCAGGTCGATTCGTGTCTGTGAAGTCCCGCGACAAATTTCTGTGCGAGATAGATCAAAAGATTCCCGGGAAAATACTGACCTCCGTGTGTATGACCGGAAAGCTGAAGATCAAAGCCGGCCTTCGCGCTTTCAAAAACGCTATTGGGTTGATGCGCGAGAAGAATTTTGTAATCCCCATTCTCCCCTCCTCTCATCGCCTTATGAGGATCGGTCGTATGTTCCACGATGATCGTTCCCGCTTTGAGATCGGTCACACCCGCAAGCGTAATATTCGCGGTCCCGTGTTTCAAGATCTTGTTTTCGTTTAACAAAACCTGAATCCCATGACCTTTCAATTCACGGATCCAAGAAAGAGCCCCGGAATAGTATTCATGATTTCCGGTCACAAAGAAAGTTCCGTGTTTGGATTTGAGATCGGCTAACGGAGTGATATGATGTCCAAGTTTACTTACCGGTCCGTCCACGAGATCTCCTGTAATCGCGATGAGATCCGGTTCCAAGTCGTTGACCGCTTTTACAACGGATTCTAAAAATTCTTTTTTAATCGTGGGTCCGATGTGAATGTCGGAAATCTGGACGATCTTAAAACCTTCCAAGGAAGAATGAAGATTCTTCTCCAAAATGTCCACGGAGATTACTTTCAATTTCTTATGAGCCTGATAGAATCCGATCCCCGTCAGTCCTCCCGCAAGTCCCAAAACCGAAAAGCTAAGAATCTGATTTAAAAAGTCTCTCCTCTGGATCAGATCCGAGCCGTCTCCGTTCTCGGCTCCGGAAACGTTTGGAAAGAAGCTGGTAAACCCGTGAAAGGAAGCGGTGGTTATGTCTTTCAAAATCACGAGACTAAAAAGAATCGTAAAGAACCCAAGTCCCGTAAAAGCGAGATAAGAAAAAGCGGTCTGAATTCTTTCCTGATTGGATGTAAGACTGATATAATAACTTACGGGAATACTCAAAGTGAAGAGGAAAATCAATCCCCAGGCAAACCATGAAACCCAACCCTGAGCTCCGAGCCCCGGAATCAAACGAAAACCCGTATATGTATAACCCAACCCTATGATCAGGGTAAAGACGGAAAGAAAAACGAGGAAACGAGATATCTGATTTTCCATTACCTTAATAAGACCGATTCGTTTCTCCGAAGTTTCTTCCATTCTTAAAATACTTTCCTCCAAATTCTCCCTTTTGGAGTTTCTAAAACGAAATCCTCCCTTTGAAAACGAAGTGAAATGGTCAAACTTCGGCTTCCCGAATCCGAAACGAATGCGTAAGCGAATTATAGATTTTCAGTCCACCGGGGATTTCCAAACCCTTGACGAACCTTCTATTTCCTGTAGCATTGACAGAAATCTCTATGACTCACGCTGATTTAGAATTTCAAAAACTGAAGAGTATTCTCAATACGAGTACGATCTTAAATGCGAATTTGGATCTTTATCAGCTCTTACCTTTGATCATGCTCTATTCCAAGGATCTCTTGGAAGCCGAAGCGAGTTCTCTTTTTCTTTTGGATGAAACCGGAGAATTTTTGTATTGCGAAGTCGCTCTCGGAGAGAAAGGCGAAATCATTCAAAAATACGGACGTTTGGACGTAGGTCAGGGAATCGCGGGCTGGGTCGCAAAAGAGAAAAAAGCAATCATCCTCGACGACGCGTATTCGGATCCTAGGTTCAATCAAGACTGGGATAAGAAGACCGGTTATAGAACTCGTTCCTTAGTCTGCGTTCCTCTTTTCGTGGACGATAAGATCATAGGAACTCTCGAAATTCTAAACAAGACAAAGGAACGCGCCTTTGATTCTTCCGATCTCAATTATCTTTCCTCCTTATCCGAAGTGGCTGCGATTGCCATCCAGAACGCAAAGATTCACGACAATCTCAAAAAGAGAATCTTAGAACTCTCGCTTCTTTATGAATTTGAAAAACTCATCGTTTCGGAAAAGAGCATTCATGAACTCGGAAACTGGGTCTTGGATAAAATCTTAGAATTTTTAGAAGCAAGAACCGGAACGATCTATCTCGCGGATCACAAAAGTAAAACTCTGAGAATTCTAGCGGCCAAGGGGATTCCGAAAGAAGCGGTTCATTCTATCGTGGTTCCTTTCGGTGAAGGAATCGCCGGCTGGGTCGCACAAGAAAGAAAAAATCTTCTGATCCAAAATCTGGAAGAAGACAAACGTTATAATCAGGACGCAAAGTATAAGTTTGAAGCAAATTCTTTGATCTCTTCTCCTCTGATCTATAGGGACGAACTCTTAGGAGTGATCAGCGTAAACAGTAAGAATTCCGGTTTTGCTTTTCACGGCAACGATCTCGAAATGCTCGGCGCGATCGCGAACCGACTTTCGGTCACGATCAAAAATGCGGATCTCTTTCATAGAGTCGTCGACTCCGATCGGGAATTACAAAGAGCAAGAGAAGTCATGTCGAAAGTGATCCCGACAACGATTCCTTATATCAAAGGATTGGAAGTCGGAGCTCAACATATCCCCTACTCCAATGTCGGAGGGGATTTTTATAGCATCTTTAAATTGGATACGGAGAGAACCGGATTTCTCATCGCCGACGTTTCGGGTCACGGGCTTTCTGCTTCGGTGATCGCCGCGGTGATGAACACGATCATTTCCACTTACGATAAAGAAACTCTCTCCAGTCCTTCTCGCTTTTTTACGGGTCTCAATCACGCTCTCAACAATAAGATGGCAGGAAACTTTGTGACCGCGTTTTACTGCGTGATCGATACGGAAAAAAATTCGATTCTTTTTTCCAACGCGGGACACAATCATCCTTTGCTCTTACAAAATGCGACGGACACGATGATTCCTCTCGAGACAAAAGGAAAACTCATCGGAGTGATTCCGGATCTTTTCTTTGAGGAGAATTCGACTGCGTTCCGCGTCGGAGATCGTCTCGTTCTTTACACCGACGGACTTTCGGAACATTCTTCCGAAGATCGATCCAAAAGATACACGGAAGAATTGGTTTCTCTCTCAATCCGAAAATCGATCTCTAAAAATGGGAAGGATGCTTCGGAGCAGATCGTGGAAGACAGCATCGACTATTGCAATCGTCCGAAGTTCGACGACGACGTTACCCTTCTCGTAATCGACCGCAAATAACGAAACAATAGTTCAAAATAATAATATTCTATTTTTAGAATATTATTATCAACAAGAAGCCGATCAAAAATTCCTAACCTCCTGAGCTTGTTCGCAAGAATTCCTAAACCTAACTTTGTTCATCGAACGTCATACGCCTTTGTATGAATATTTTTAATCCGAAGTCGTTAGAAGTTATGTAGAACAAGCATTATATAATATATCGAATAAAATAAAAATTTTAAACGTTTCTGTAAAAGTTGGAAACCTCTTCGAGTCTAACTAGATGAAATAAGGAGGGTTTACCATGAATGCAATCACGATCTTTGCGCTTGCGTTGTTGGCAGTTCCTGTTTTTGCCCGTTTTGCTCGGGTGACAAAAGAAGCGATGGGAAGATATCACCTGATCGGCTTGGGAGGTTTGTTCTTGATCTTGGGGGAAGCAACCCGGATGACAGCAGATAAAATCTCGCCGATTGCGACACTTCTTCCGGTCATTGACATTGTCACTGTGGTCTTAGCTTACGCGGGGGTTCTCTTCGGGACACTGTGGTTATCAGTGTATTACATAAAACACCCGAATGAAATTTGAAAATTCTTAAACAAGAATGACATTAAAAAAGGCGGGCTTATCCCGCCTTTTTTAATGTACGGATAAGAAATGAAAAATCAGGAAAGTTTGTTTCTCTGAAAGATTAGGATTCTCCCGAAATCGTATCTCCAACGGACTTTAAGTCCGATTTCAAGTTTTTTTAGTAGAACTTACTTTGTCGGAAGAATCGAATCCTACTCCGACCTCGGGCCTTTTCATTGAAAGTAGGCTTCCCGCTTAAAAGTAGGAACTCCTATACAAACAGATCCTCTTTCGAGCGAGGCTTTTCCGCGAAAAATGCGGGAACTCTTCGTTGAAAAGAGATTCTTCGGTGATACAATGAAAGTAGGAACTCCCAAAAAAGGGATGGTCTTCGATAGGATCCAAATCATTTTTTGGAAATCAAAGCATTGAGGGAACTCCATTGAACCAGAACGATTCTCTCCAACATTCCATTCTCTACGCGGCCGACCCGCTCTGTCCCTGGTCTTACGGTTTTGGCCCGGTCTTAGAAAGAATCCAAAAAGAATACAACGACAAGATTCGATTTTCTCTCGTCCTTGGGGGCCTTCGATTTGGAGAAACCGCCGAACCGCTGACTCCGGAATTTGCCCGCGCCTTAAAACACGAATGGAAAGACGCGGAAGCTCTCACCAAACAACCGTTTCAACTCGGGATTCTCGAACAAAAAGATATCAGATACGATTCTTTTCCGGCCTGCAAGGCGGTCATAAGCGCGCAAAAAATCAAACCCGAAATCGCATTCCAATATTTGCATGCATTTTCCAAAGCATTCTATCATGAGAATCAAGATCCAACTTCGGTTGAAACCTTTGCGACGATCGCGGAGCGATTCGAAATTCCTAAAAAAGAATTTCAGTCGGTCTTTGAAGACAAAGATACGGAGATGGAAACACTCAACGATTTCTATTTCGGATTTTCTTTGGGAGTGAGCGCCTTTCCGAGTTTGGTTTTTTCGGACGGAGCTGAAAGCGGCATCCTCGCGAGAGGATACCATTCTTACGAACAATTGGATTCTATCTTAAAAGATTATTTTCGAGCGGTTCGATTCTAAGATTTTTTCTTTTCTTTTTTTCTCTCTTTGGATTCCGTCTTTCCCACGTAGTTCGCAAGAACAAGAAGAATTCCTCCCAAGAACGCGGACCAAAAACCTGGGACCGAAAGAGTTCCCGGAAACCAATCTCCTATGATCAAGATCACCCAAGCGTTGATGATCAAACCGATCAAACCCAAACTCAGATAATAAAAAACGATTCCGATTCCAAGAGTCATGATGATCAAAATCAATCTCATGAACGCGTTGATCAAAACAAACGCAAAGACGACGATGATAGAATTGATCCAACCTCCTACGACGTGAAAATCAGGATTGATTAAGGGAAAGACGAATTCCACAACGAGGGACATCAGAATTAGGGAGAATAAAAGATGGGTCATAACACTTCCGCTTTTAAGCATAAACGTCGACATTCTTTCCAATCGAAGGAGGAGGAGAACCAGGAGGAACCACTTCGGAATCAGGGCTCTTTGTCTGATTGTCCTGAGTCGCCACGATCTCTCTCGAAGAAGAACCGGTAGAAACCGGAGCAATAGAATCTGAAAACAAAATCTGTCTGGACCCAACCGCCATATAAGACATACTCTTCCTCCCCTCTTTTTAATTAGAATGAATTCTAACGGTTATTGTTTGAAAAAGCATCTTCTCTTAAAAGGAAAAATGAAAAAACTTTGTAAAAAACTTTCAAAAGAAGAATCTTCGATCTCGCTTGATCACCTATTTTCTTCCGTAAGCTCCCGTAACGATACCGCCATACCAGCTGAAAAGATGGACGTGAGAAAAAAATGAACGAAAATTTGATTCATCCTTTACGATGCTTTCATAAGAATCGATAGACTGAGACAAATATTTTTTTCCAACGAATGGAAGCAGAAAGAATCTTCCTAAAAGCGGAAGCAAATGCCGGAAATAAAGATTCCAAATAAAATACGATATTCCGTATTTCGGTCTGGATAATTCGGTAAAGACAAAAGTTCCTGACGGTTTTAGAATCCGATAGACTTCTGAAAATAGGATTCTTCTCTGTTCAATCGACAACGTTTTTAAACCGAATGTACAACTGACCGCGTCGCAAGAATCGGAGGAGATGGAAGAAGAAAGCGCATTCTCCGCAAAATACGTAACGTTGTTTTCGCCAAAACGTTTTCGAGCGCGTTGAATCATACGTTTGGAAATATCAACTCCAAGAATCGGATTCTTTCCAAATTTCTTTTTTATAATTCCGATATTACTTCCGTCCCCGCACATCAAATCACAAATCGTTTCTCCTTCCGAAATCCTTAAAGTGGAAAGAGAACGTTTTCTGGTTAAGGTCGCCAACCCGAACGAAAGAAAATTCAGAAAATGATAACTCGAAGAAAAACGATCAAAGAATCTTCTCTGAAAACGAATCTGATCAAAACATTTCATATCCATTTGCCTTCATCTGACTGATTCCATTTTTTCAGCGTTGAGTTTGATCTTTTGTAAAACGTGCAGATGCATTTCGTCGATCAGATAATCGGACCATAACTTCCAATAAAATTTCGGCCCCAGGCCGTTTACGTATCTCGTGGTCGCGACAATTTTCACTTCTTCTTCCGAAATAGGAATCAATTGAAATTCTCCAAAGGAGGCCCAGATCTTGCCTCGGATATGTTTCGGTTCCACTTTTCCATAAAAGGAAGTTTCTTTCATCGTCACCTGAGGCGAAGGAAACTTAAACTTCATGGTCTTGTTTGGGACGAGTTCTTCTATGAGCGCCGATGTAGTTCCGTTTGTATATTCGCAGTTCAAAAAAGAAACTCCGTCTTTTTGTATCACCTCCATCGAAACCGGATAAGAAACTCCGTGGCGGAAGAAAAAATTCTCAGCCTCGCCGAATGTAAAAGGAGAAGTGATCTGTATCCATATCTTAGGAGCGGAAGAACGAACTACGATCGAAGTTTTGATTTCATTTGTCTGCGACGAAGAATCCTTTAGATCAAAAACGTGAGCCGAGATATTACAAAACAAAACGATCAACACTACAAGATATTTGGACCAGACCCGATTTTGAATTTGATAACCGATCCACGCTCCGATGAGAAGAGGAAGATATGCGAGAGGAAGCGCCATCAAAACACAAATAAAACCTTCTTGTCCGATAAAAAGAAAACCTAAAAGAAGAATCGCACCCGGCAAGGCAGTAAGCGAAAAGATTTGTCCAAGTGTCGCTTTGCTATGAAAGGCGCGGGCAAAGGCGATGAGAATTCCGATCGAAAAAGGAATCGCGATAAACAAGGCTGCGCCGTAAGCCCCGCTCAAAGCAAAAAAAGGCGCCGATATCAAAAAGAATAAAAGTAAAACGATAACAATTCCCAAAGTCCAGAAACCCAACGTGCGACGGGCGTAGAACGAACTCTTCGATGATTCCATAAATTCTCCCCTTGGAAAAAACTAAATCGAACCTAAAGTGAATATTCTTCTCTGTCAATTTAATTTTTGAACATGTTCAAAAATATTCTCTACGATCAGAAATGCCCATACTTCGGGTTTTCGTTCGCGGGAAAGATTCGAAAAACCGTATCTCAAAAAGGTTTACCTTAAAATTCTGTAAGTAAGAATGGATTAGTTCTTATAAACACACTTTTAAACAATGAAACTGCAACAAGCTTTAGAATTCGTAAAAAAGGGAAATCTCCCGGGAGCCAAAGAAGCTCTCCTTCAATATCTCAAAGAAAATCCGGAAGATCCGATCGGGAACTATCATCTCGCCATGTGCCATTCTCACTTGAACGAATTGGAACCTGCGGAAGAACGTTTTATCAAAGCGATCTCTTTGGATGAGTCCTTTGTTTCGGCGAGGGTCGGTCTCGGCGTTTTGTATGCAAAGAAAAAAGACAAACCGAAGGCTGAAATTCAATTCACCAAAGTTCTCGAAATCGACGAGAACAATCTAAACGCAAAAAAGAATCTCGCTTCTCTTTATACCGGAACCGGAAATTATAACAAGGCTCTGGAATTATATCTTTCAACTCCGGAATCGGAAAGAAAGGACGTCGTCTCCTTGTATGCGATTTCATTTTGTTATCTGAAGTTGGACCAACTTCCGCAAGCGAGAACGTTCTTTCAAGAACTCGAAAAACTTCCCGTCCCAGAGCCGATGAAAAAAGATATTTCCGAACTCAAAAGTCTCATCGAGGAAAAAAATATCGAATCCGAAGGAATCTGGACTCTTCTCAAAAAACCGGATTCTTTCGAAGAATAAACTCGGAAGGAAAGATAGAGATTCTTTACTCAAATCGAAAAGTGCGATTTCGCTTTAAAAAATTCTTGTATTTATTTTGAATCCTTTGGAGTCTGAGTTTATATATGTTTCGTAATCTTCTACCGGGTCTCAATAGCCTTGAGCTTCTTCTCCTCCTTAGTTAGGGGGAGCCGGTAGAGTTGTAAAAAAATACACGAGCCTGCTCCTCCTGGAGTGGGCTTTTTTGTTATCGGATAATTCTCTTTCGAAAAACCCACTCCTGGATCCGGCCGGCAAAAGGAGAAAACAATGAATCAAGACTCGAAATCTGGAACCGTTGAATCAGTTCGAGAAGTAACCTCTTTCGGAAACAAAAAGGAGATCCAATCCTTTTCCGAAATTTTACAAAACCCTCTTCCGAAACATCCGCCCTTCTTTATGGACGTGACCTTGAGAGACGGCAACCAAGCGCTTCGTAAACCTTGGAATCTTGATCAAAAGGAAACGATCTTTCGTCAACTTTTGAAACTCGGAGTACAAGGAATCGAAGTTGGGTTTGCGTCCTCCAATGATCAAGAATTCGAAGCTTGCAGTTATCTTTCTTCTATCGCGCCTGAAAACGTAGTCATCTCTTCTCTTTCGAGAGCCGTTGAAAAGGAGATCGAAATTTCTTGGAAGGCGATTCAGAAAGCTCCGAAACCAAGAATTCATATCGTATATCCGATCTCGGCGTTTACGATTGAAAACGTTTTGAAAACAACTCCCGAAAAAGTTTTGGAAAGAATTTCAGAATCCGTCGCTTATGCAAAGAGTCTCGTCGGTTCTCGCGGAGAGGTTCAGTTTTCAGGAGAACACTTCGGCGATTCTCTGGAGAATTTGGATTTTGCGGTAGAGGCTTTTCGCACCGCTTTGAACTTCGGAGCCGACGTAGTCAATCTTCCGAATACCGTGGAACGTTATCGTCCTTGGCTTTTTGTTTCGATGGTCAAGGCCGTGACAAACTCTCTTCCCGAAGATACGAGAATTTCGATTCACACTCACAACGACTTGGGAATGGCGACTGCGACCACCGTCGAATCCTACTTTTCAGGAGCGGTTCAACTGGAGACCGCCTTAAACGGGTTAGGTGAAAGAGCGGGAAACACAAACACATACGAAGTCGCGATCGCACTTCACAACTGCGGAGTCAACGTTCCTCTGAATTTTTCGGCGATCTATGAAACGTCTCGTTTGGTTTCTTATCTTTCGGACGTTCCCATCTATGAGAAGGCTCCTTTGATCGGAGAAGACGTGATCTCTCACAGATCCGGGATTCACCAGGATGGAGTCGCGAAGACCCGACATCTTCAAAAAGGCGCCTATCGCGCGTTTGACGCCGGTTTAATAGGAAGGCCCGAAGGTGATAGAATCGAATTTACGAGTCAGTCGGGAAGAAGCGCGGTCTTTTGTATTCTAAGAGACGCCGGAGAAGAAATCACTCTCGAAGACGCGGGCAAATTGCAGCCGATCTTAAAAAAGATTTCGGAAGAATCCGGAAGAGGCGAACTGAGTCTGGAAGAAATTCAAGTGGAATGGAAAAAGATGAAATCGCTTCCGCAAAAAACTTCTTGAGATGGAAGATCCTTACTTGGCGATCTTAGCGGGTTCGGAAGCGGGATTCATAATTCCATAAAAAAGAATATGATGAATTTCCTGCTGTAACTGAACCATCGAGTAAGGAGAATTAAGAAGTAGTTCCGGAGTCGCGGTCATCTCGATCGCGGAGTTGATCAAGGCGGCAAAGATCGTAGTATTTACGTCGCTTCTGATTTCCCCTCTTTCAATTCCTTGTCGAATGAGAGTTTGGATGGATTTGGAAATGGATTCCGTTCTCACTTCCTTAATATAAGCGTAGTGATCCGGCGCCTGATCTCTGATTTCTAAAATGAATTCATTGGCGCCTGCGGGAAACTGGCTCACCTTGAATTCGTTGATCGCTTTTACCTTTTCATGAACCGAAAGAGATTCGTCTTCGCTGATCTCCATCATCTTCTTGCTCATTCTTTTATGTTTGGCGCTGAGAATTTCGAAGAGGAGGTGATTTTTATTTTCGAAGTGTTTGTAGAGAGTTTTTCTGGAAATTTTGAGAGTTCTCGCGATCTCCTCCATCCTCGTCTTCGCATAACCGTATTTTAGAAAAAGCTCAAGCGCCTTTTCCATAATTCGGAGTTTTACTTCATCCTGCTCCATCACACTCATTGTTCCTAACTTCCACAATTCTGAAACTCTTTTTTATATTCTAAATTTTCAAAAGTTCAACCGAGAATTCAAGAGCTAAAGCGTTTTTGCAAACGACACTTCCTGAATTCTCGGGGCTTTGATTCTTATACGTCCGGGTTTGGAGAATTTCTTCTCACGAATTGATTCAGCTTCTCAATGTAGGAGAAGGCCGCCGGAACCACTACCAGAGTTAGAATCGTAGAAGATATCAATCCTCCGATGATCGCAACTCCCATACTCGTTCTCTGACGAGAAGCTTCGTTGAGTCCGATCGCAATCGGAAGCATCCCGGCCACTAAGGCAAAGGAAGTCATAAGAATCGGACGTAGTCTTTCTCTTCCGGCTTCGACGATCGCTTCCTTCATATCCATTCCCTTCTGCAAGAGTTGAT
This is a stretch of genomic DNA from Leptospira tipperaryensis. It encodes these proteins:
- the leuA2 gene encoding 2-isopropylmalate synthase LeuA2, giving the protein MNQDSKSGTVESVREVTSFGNKKEIQSFSEILQNPLPKHPPFFMDVTLRDGNQALRKPWNLDQKETIFRQLLKLGVQGIEVGFASSNDQEFEACSYLSSIAPENVVISSLSRAVEKEIEISWKAIQKAPKPRIHIVYPISAFTIENVLKTTPEKVLERISESVAYAKSLVGSRGEVQFSGEHFGDSLENLDFAVEAFRTALNFGADVVNLPNTVERYRPWLFVSMVKAVTNSLPEDTRISIHTHNDLGMATATTVESYFSGAVQLETALNGLGERAGNTNTYEVAIALHNCGVNVPLNFSAIYETSRLVSYLSDVPIYEKAPLIGEDVISHRSGIHQDGVAKTRHLQKGAYRAFDAGLIGRPEGDRIEFTSQSGRSAVFCILRDAGEEITLEDAGKLQPILKKISEESGRGELSLEEIQVEWKKMKSLPQKTS
- a CDS encoding TetR/AcrR family transcriptional regulator, with amino-acid sequence MSVMEQDEVKLRIMEKALELFLKYGYAKTRMEEIARTLKISRKTLYKHFENKNHLLFEILSAKHKRMSKKMMEISEDESLSVHEKVKAINEFKVSQFPAGANEFILEIRDQAPDHYAYIKEVRTESISKSIQTLIRQGIERGEIRSDVNTTIFAALINSAIEMTATPELLLNSPYSMVQLQQEIHHILFYGIMNPASEPAKIAK